One window from the genome of Leptospira johnsonii encodes:
- the nuoH gene encoding NADH-quinone oxidoreductase subunit NuoH, with protein sequence MDWNIVLLWLLKSALFFLVFITACAYYTLAERKVAGFIQDRKGPNRAGPLGLLQPLADGIKFLTKEEIFPKNVNKVMYLIAPAISMTCAIMAWAVIPLGGTVLLPEWLAKEIGSPYLDLQIANPDTGILFLFAISSLSVYGIILAGWSSNNKYSLIGGIRSTAQMISYELPLGLSVAAIVILTGSLRLTDINDAQIGLWNIFKLPGFIAFSVFVVAMFAETNRLPFDLAEAESELVVGFHTEYGAFKFALFFIAEYMNMITMSCVVTILFFGGYHLPFGLLDGSIWKAWVGLGFFIVKVLFFAFLFMWVRWTLPRFRYDQLMTIGWKKMIPWAVANIIVASVYVGLDGFWKW encoded by the coding sequence ATGGATTGGAATATTGTTCTACTCTGGTTATTAAAAAGTGCGCTTTTTTTCTTAGTGTTCATCACTGCTTGTGCGTATTATACATTAGCAGAACGTAAAGTAGCCGGATTTATCCAGGACAGAAAGGGCCCAAACCGTGCGGGCCCGCTTGGCTTATTGCAACCTTTAGCGGACGGGATCAAGTTCTTAACCAAGGAAGAGATTTTTCCTAAGAACGTGAATAAGGTCATGTATCTGATCGCACCTGCGATCTCTATGACCTGTGCGATCATGGCTTGGGCTGTGATCCCTTTGGGTGGAACTGTTCTTTTGCCGGAGTGGCTTGCGAAAGAGATCGGTTCTCCGTATTTAGACCTACAGATTGCGAATCCAGATACAGGGATCTTGTTCTTGTTTGCGATCTCGAGTCTTTCGGTTTATGGGATCATTCTTGCGGGTTGGTCCAGTAATAACAAATATTCTTTGATCGGTGGGATCCGTTCCACTGCGCAAATGATCAGCTATGAATTGCCTTTGGGGCTTTCTGTGGCGGCTATCGTGATCCTGACCGGATCCTTAAGACTCACTGATATCAACGATGCTCAGATCGGTCTGTGGAATATTTTCAAACTTCCGGGCTTTATCGCATTTTCCGTTTTTGTAGTGGCAATGTTTGCGGAAACAAATCGACTTCCTTTCGATTTGGCGGAAGCAGAATCCGAATTGGTGGTTGGATTTCATACGGAATACGGTGCATTCAAATTTGCGTTATTCTTCATTGCGGAATACATGAATATGATCACCATGAGTTGTGTGGTAACTATCCTGTTTTTTGGTGGATACCATCTTCCTTTCGGTTTGTTGGACGGATCTATTTGGAAGGCCTGGGTAGGACTCGGGTTTTTTATCGTAAAAGTGTTGTTCTTCGCATTTTTGTTCATGTGGGTGAGGTGGACGTTGCCTAGGTTCAGGTACGATCAGCTTATGACGATCGGCTGGAAAAAAATGATCCCTTGGGCAGTGGCGAATATAATAGTCGCAAGCGTTTACGTTGGTTTGGACGGTTTCTGGAAATGGTAG
- the nuoL gene encoding NADH-quinone oxidoreductase subunit L, which produces MSWEILIPVLVFSPLLGSVLNALFGRYWKDLSGPIGTLLSFVSFGASVFAYVQFHPLERQDAQIVTLFNWVEVGNFKADLAYQVDQLSLFMALIITGIGSLIHLYSIGYMKGNPGIGRFFSYLNLFVFFMLHLVLAENLVVLFFGWEGVGLCSYLLIGFDTHKENAAQASIKAFVTNRIADLAMIGGIALTYWLAGSVSFITISESLPQAKFLLNALPFVAICFFIGAMGKSAQFPFHVWLPDAMAGPTPVSALIHAATMVTAGLFLIARLNFIFILVPKVGFWIVCIGTFTAFFAATIGVYQNDIKKVLAYSTVSQLGYMFVAMGTGAYVAGLFHLLTHAFFKALLFLGSGSVIHGLSDEQDLRRMGGLKSQMKITWLTFLLGTLAIVGAPPFSGFFSKDLILEKAFYFHPVFFGMGIATAFLTTFYMFRLTFLAFTGKSRVSHHVHPHESPWTMTLPLVILAIGAAFSGYLLVPESLGGGIDFLEKYFSPVFAKGLLYSSQQKGPTEVHHLSHELELLLAGLSLGAILLGVGIYWFFFGKKEKLPLDESAYSGWRILPANKYFIDEIFKNVLIGPISALSEFLSEVIEKRLIDRVLTGTGKISGGISSLLRRLQTGTVVDYAFLIVLGTVLILSVFLWRGI; this is translated from the coding sequence ATGAGTTGGGAAATCCTTATACCGGTTTTAGTTTTTTCTCCTCTTCTTGGATCCGTATTAAACGCATTGTTCGGAAGATATTGGAAGGATCTTTCTGGTCCGATCGGGACTTTATTGTCTTTTGTTTCCTTCGGAGCTAGCGTATTCGCATATGTACAATTCCATCCTTTAGAAAGACAGGATGCACAGATCGTTACCCTATTCAATTGGGTAGAAGTCGGGAATTTTAAAGCGGATCTTGCATACCAAGTGGATCAGCTTTCTCTGTTCATGGCATTGATCATTACCGGGATCGGAAGTTTGATCCATCTCTACTCAATCGGATACATGAAAGGAAATCCCGGGATCGGTAGATTTTTTTCTTATCTGAACCTATTCGTCTTCTTCATGCTCCATTTGGTTTTAGCGGAAAACCTGGTGGTTCTATTTTTCGGTTGGGAAGGTGTTGGGCTTTGTTCTTATCTTCTGATCGGGTTCGATACTCATAAAGAAAACGCCGCACAAGCAAGTATCAAGGCTTTCGTTACCAATAGGATCGCTGACTTGGCGATGATCGGGGGAATTGCTCTGACCTATTGGCTTGCAGGTTCAGTCTCCTTTATTACAATTTCTGAATCTTTGCCACAGGCAAAGTTTTTGCTGAACGCACTTCCTTTTGTTGCGATCTGCTTTTTTATCGGAGCAATGGGAAAGTCTGCTCAATTCCCATTCCATGTTTGGTTGCCGGATGCGATGGCCGGACCAACTCCGGTTTCCGCTTTGATCCACGCGGCTACCATGGTAACTGCAGGACTCTTCTTGATCGCAAGATTGAATTTTATTTTTATCTTAGTGCCTAAGGTAGGTTTTTGGATCGTTTGTATCGGAACATTCACCGCATTTTTTGCGGCGACCATAGGCGTTTACCAAAACGATATCAAAAAAGTTTTAGCTTATTCTACGGTTTCTCAGCTCGGTTATATGTTCGTAGCGATGGGAACAGGCGCTTATGTAGCGGGACTTTTCCATCTATTGACACATGCATTTTTTAAGGCTCTTCTTTTCTTGGGCTCCGGTTCCGTAATCCATGGATTGTCCGACGAGCAGGATTTGAGAAGAATGGGCGGACTCAAGTCCCAGATGAAGATCACCTGGTTGACCTTCCTTTTGGGGACCTTGGCGATTGTAGGAGCTCCTCCGTTCAGCGGATTTTTCTCTAAAGATCTTATCTTGGAAAAAGCTTTCTACTTTCATCCTGTATTCTTCGGGATGGGAATTGCTACCGCATTCTTAACTACATTCTATATGTTCCGCCTAACGTTCTTGGCATTTACCGGTAAATCTCGGGTTTCCCATCATGTGCATCCTCATGAATCTCCTTGGACCATGACTTTGCCACTGGTTATTTTAGCAATCGGCGCTGCGTTTTCCGGATATTTATTGGTTCCTGAATCCTTAGGAGGCGGAATTGATTTCCTAGAGAAGTATTTTTCTCCTGTTTTTGCAAAAGGATTATTGTATTCTTCTCAGCAAAAGGGTCCTACGGAAGTTCATCATTTAAGCCATGAGTTGGAACTCCTACTGGCCGGACTTTCTTTAGGAGCGATCCTTCTCGGGGTAGGGATCTATTGGTTCTTTTTCGGCAAAAAGGAAAAGTTGCCTTTAGATGAATCCGCATATAGTGGCTGGAGAATTCTCCCTGCAAACAAATACTTCATAGATGAAATTTTCAAAAACGTTCTGATTGGGCCGATCTCCGCTTTATCCGAATTTTTATCCGAAGTGATAGAGAAACGTTTGATAGACAGGGTTTTGACCGGAACCGGAAAAATTTCCGGAGGTATCTCCTCATTACTACGTAGATTGCAGACGGGTACCGTAGTAGATTACGCTTTCCTAATCGTCTTAGGGACTGTTTTGATCTTGTCCGTATTCTTATGGAGGGGAATCTAA
- a CDS encoding NADH-quinone oxidoreductase subunit A, whose protein sequence is MGSSPDHLGPLLIQFLLGVGFSALILGLAFLLNPKKKSKPQDTFECGVPYYGDAKGLFNIKFYLVAVLFILFDIEAIFLFPYAVNLKSFKEAGLGNFLLIEMFVFIFTLVVGLYYIRKKGALEWD, encoded by the coding sequence ATGGGAAGTTCGCCGGACCATCTAGGCCCCCTGCTGATTCAATTCCTCTTAGGAGTAGGGTTCTCCGCTCTTATACTCGGACTCGCCTTCCTTCTAAACCCCAAAAAAAAATCCAAACCTCAGGACACTTTTGAGTGCGGGGTTCCATACTATGGGGATGCAAAGGGATTGTTCAATATCAAGTTTTACCTGGTCGCAGTTCTGTTTATACTTTTCGATATTGAAGCGATCTTCCTTTTTCCTTACGCCGTGAATTTAAAATCATTCAAAGAGGCGGGACTAGGTAATTTTCTTCTGATAGAGATGTTTGTTTTTATTTTCACCCTTGTGGTTGGACTGTATTATATTCGGAAGAAGGGGGCCTTAGAATGGGATTAA
- a CDS encoding NADH-quinone oxidoreductase subunit B has translation MGLNEQLAQPGSSYGDSFQIATVDSVINWGRSYSLWPYPFATACCGIEYMSTSCADYDIARFGAERPSFSPRQADMILVLGTITYKMAPVLREIYDQLAEPKFVISYGACASSGGMFHAYSVLQGIDRILPVDLYVPGCPPRPEALLDAVIKLQEKVKTQGLEARRQEVMDKIREMNERNKPLVVR, from the coding sequence ATGGGATTAAACGAACAACTCGCTCAACCCGGATCGTCTTACGGAGATTCCTTCCAAATTGCGACTGTCGACTCAGTCATCAATTGGGGAAGAAGTTACTCTTTATGGCCTTATCCTTTTGCAACCGCATGTTGTGGAATTGAATACATGAGTACTTCCTGTGCGGATTATGATATCGCTAGGTTCGGAGCAGAAAGACCTTCTTTCTCTCCTAGACAGGCCGACATGATCCTGGTTCTTGGGACAATCACTTATAAAATGGCTCCGGTGCTTCGTGAAATTTACGATCAATTGGCCGAGCCAAAGTTTGTGATCAGCTACGGTGCCTGTGCTTCTTCAGGTGGAATGTTCCATGCTTACTCTGTTTTACAAGGGATAGATAGGATACTTCCTGTGGACCTCTATGTTCCAGGTTGTCCTCCTCGACCAGAAGCGCTTTTGGACGCTGTGATAAAACTCCAGGAAAAAGTAAAAACCCAAGGGTTAGAAGCCAGAAGACAGGAAGTAATGGATAAGATCCGGGAAATGAACGAAAGAAACAAACCCCTGGTCGTCCGATGA
- a CDS encoding MarR family winged helix-turn-helix transcriptional regulator — protein MNPRTIIYLISRIRDEFHRRLNSELKDKGLGQLTTTHADILFALAMSKRVPMQDIARMIDRDKSTLTALVDKLQDLGYVERVRDTQDQRVVNLQLTRKAYSIRPVMLGISRSLLAGLYKGFTEPEKKDLVRLLDKLYKNLK, from the coding sequence ATGAATCCTCGTACGATCATTTATCTGATTTCTAGGATCAGGGACGAATTCCACAGAAGATTGAATTCGGAACTGAAGGACAAGGGACTGGGCCAATTGACTACTACTCATGCGGATATTCTATTCGCATTGGCCATGTCCAAAAGGGTTCCGATGCAGGATATCGCTCGGATGATAGACAGAGATAAGTCTACTCTGACAGCACTTGTGGACAAACTACAAGATTTAGGCTATGTGGAAAGGGTCAGAGACACCCAAGACCAAAGAGTAGTCAATCTGCAACTCACCCGCAAGGCTTATTCTATTCGTCCTGTGATGCTTGGGATCTCTAGATCTTTACTCGCAGGCCTTTATAAAGGTTTTACCGAGCCGGAGAAGAAAGATCTAGTCCGACTTTTGGATAAACTTTATAAAAATCTAAAGTAG
- a CDS encoding NADH-quinone oxidoreductase subunit D: protein MYEKTAEHFSLKQKKLPEGHLLVNLGPSHPSTHGILQNVIQLDGERVVDAESVIGYVHRSFEKLGERYTYNQFLVCTDRMNYVSTPLNNIGWILTVEKMLEIEVPDKVTYVRMIVSELSRVMDHIICNGILGVDLGAFSGMLHLFHHRENIYQVLEKLTGARLTTTFCRVGGLEKDIYPEFEKDVKTIIKGLRPAIEEFQSLLVNNRIFMDRTEGVGGISAENAISYGYSGPNLRAAGVPWDIRKDDPYMFYDKVDFDIPVGEDGSVFHRTLVRMEEMRQSLRIVEQLINGLPTGAHHADIPHIYLPDKSKVYNNMEELIYHFKLIMHGIKVPKGEYYMATEAANGELGFYIVSEGEKSPWRVHVRRPCFWFYQSFPELVKGSLLADTVATMSSMNVIAGELDC from the coding sequence ATGTACGAAAAAACCGCGGAACATTTCAGCCTTAAACAGAAAAAACTCCCGGAAGGACATCTACTCGTGAATCTGGGGCCTTCTCACCCTTCTACTCACGGTATTTTACAAAATGTGATCCAACTGGACGGTGAAAGAGTAGTGGATGCAGAATCTGTGATCGGTTACGTGCATCGCAGTTTTGAAAAATTAGGAGAACGTTATACTTATAATCAGTTCTTAGTCTGCACCGACAGGATGAATTACGTATCCACTCCTTTGAATAATATCGGATGGATCCTAACTGTAGAAAAAATGCTCGAGATAGAAGTTCCGGACAAGGTGACTTACGTTCGAATGATCGTCTCCGAACTTTCCAGGGTCATGGACCATATTATCTGCAACGGTATTTTAGGTGTGGATCTTGGCGCATTCTCCGGGATGTTGCATTTATTTCATCATAGAGAGAATATCTATCAGGTCTTGGAAAAACTTACAGGCGCAAGACTTACCACTACATTCTGCAGAGTGGGCGGGCTCGAAAAAGATATTTATCCTGAATTCGAGAAGGATGTGAAGACCATCATCAAGGGTCTTCGTCCTGCGATCGAAGAGTTCCAGTCTTTATTAGTAAATAATAGAATTTTTATGGATAGAACGGAAGGTGTGGGAGGGATTTCCGCTGAAAATGCGATCTCTTACGGCTATTCCGGACCGAACTTGAGGGCTGCGGGAGTTCCTTGGGATATCCGTAAGGACGATCCTTATATGTTCTATGATAAGGTGGATTTCGATATTCCTGTCGGAGAGGATGGTTCCGTTTTTCATAGGACGCTCGTGCGTATGGAGGAGATGAGACAATCTCTTCGTATTGTGGAACAGCTGATCAACGGTCTTCCAACTGGGGCTCATCATGCCGACATTCCTCATATCTATCTTCCTGATAAGAGCAAGGTTTATAATAATATGGAAGAGTTGATCTACCATTTCAAATTGATCATGCACGGGATCAAGGTCCCTAAGGGAGAATATTATATGGCAACCGAGGCAGCAAACGGCGAACTCGGATTTTATATCGTTTCCGAAGGGGAGAAGTCTCCTTGGAGAGTGCATGTACGTAGGCCATGTTTCTGGTTTTATCAATCCTTTCCTGAATTAGTAAAAGGTTCACTTCTTGCAGATACGGTTGCTACCATGAGCTCCATGAATGTGATCGCAGGGGAGTTGGACTGCTGA
- the nuoF gene encoding NADH-quinone oxidoreductase subunit NuoF: MAEMKILTKFIDDPRSNELEFYESVHGYDGMKKALGLAPDEIIEIVKKSGLRGRGGAGFPTGLKWSFIPKDIPKPKYLICNADEGEPGTFKDRKLIENLPHQIIEGMVIGAKAIGANKGFFYIRGEFNKGIDSMQKAIDEAYAKGYLGKNILGSGFDFDLVLYAGAGAYICGEETALINSLEGRRGHPRLKPPFPAVSGLYRCPTVVNNVETFSTVPHILDKGADWYSKIGTEKSPGTRLFSVSGHVKRPGVYEIELGTPLLELINDLCGGMLDDMPLKAVIPGGSSVPILTAEECKTANMDFESMAAHKTMLGSGAVIVIGEGTDLVETTYRFARFYAHESCGQCTPCREGTHWVRDLLYKIREGEGTSADLDLILSLARNMEGGTTICPLSDACVGAVRPTILKFKHEFEARLKDKADKEEEVSAGTGA, from the coding sequence ATGGCAGAAATGAAAATCCTCACTAAATTTATAGATGATCCTCGCTCGAACGAATTGGAATTTTACGAGTCTGTGCATGGCTATGACGGGATGAAAAAAGCTCTGGGCCTGGCTCCGGATGAAATCATAGAGATCGTCAAAAAATCAGGTTTAAGAGGAAGAGGGGGAGCAGGTTTTCCCACAGGACTTAAATGGTCCTTTATTCCTAAGGATATTCCTAAACCCAAATATTTGATCTGCAATGCGGACGAGGGAGAACCTGGAACATTCAAAGATCGTAAACTGATAGAGAATCTTCCCCACCAGATCATTGAGGGGATGGTGATCGGTGCAAAAGCCATCGGCGCCAATAAAGGATTTTTTTATATCCGCGGAGAGTTCAATAAGGGGATCGACTCCATGCAGAAGGCTATCGATGAGGCTTATGCAAAAGGATATCTAGGCAAAAACATCCTAGGCAGCGGATTTGATTTTGATCTGGTATTATATGCAGGTGCAGGTGCTTATATCTGCGGAGAAGAAACCGCTCTTATCAATTCTTTGGAAGGTCGTAGGGGCCATCCTAGATTAAAACCTCCATTTCCTGCGGTTTCCGGATTGTATCGTTGCCCGACTGTGGTGAATAACGTGGAAACTTTTTCCACTGTGCCTCATATCTTGGACAAGGGTGCGGATTGGTATTCTAAGATCGGGACTGAAAAATCCCCGGGCACTCGTTTATTCTCAGTTTCCGGTCATGTGAAAAGACCAGGAGTATACGAGATAGAATTAGGAACTCCTCTATTAGAATTAATTAATGATCTTTGCGGTGGAATGCTGGACGATATGCCGTTAAAAGCGGTGATCCCAGGCGGTTCTTCCGTTCCGATCTTAACTGCAGAAGAATGTAAAACCGCAAACATGGATTTCGAATCTATGGCGGCTCATAAAACAATGCTTGGTTCCGGAGCGGTGATCGTGATCGGAGAAGGCACGGATCTGGTGGAGACAACGTATCGGTTTGCAAGATTCTACGCTCATGAATCCTGTGGACAATGTACTCCTTGTAGAGAAGGGACACATTGGGTGAGAGATCTTCTATATAAGATCAGAGAAGGGGAAGGCACAAGCGCAGACTTGGATCTTATCCTCTCCTTAGCTAGGAATATGGAAGGTGGAACTACTATTTGTCCACTTTCCGATGCATGTGTTGGAGCGGTCAGGCCTACTATCTTAAAGTTCAAACATGAATTCGAAGCCAGATTAAAAGACAAAGCAGACAAAGAAGAAGAAGTATCTGCGGGGACCGGAGCCTGA
- a CDS encoding MaoC family dehydratase translates to MAKLVLSSFAELQAYEGKELGVSDAHEITQAQIDTFANATLDHQWIHTDPARAAKESPFGTTIAHGYLTLSMAPYLLSQILELRNIKMGINYGMEKLRFLDPVKVGSKLKLRAELVELKDLRGTARMTLKLSFEVEGAAKPAAIGEVIYLYQFA, encoded by the coding sequence ATGGCTAAACTCGTACTCTCCAGCTTCGCAGAACTACAGGCTTACGAAGGAAAAGAACTAGGCGTATCCGACGCTCACGAAATCACCCAGGCACAGATCGATACTTTCGCAAACGCAACCCTGGACCACCAATGGATCCATACGGATCCAGCAAGAGCAGCTAAAGAGTCCCCTTTCGGGACGACGATCGCTCACGGTTATCTTACACTATCTATGGCCCCTTATCTCTTAAGCCAGATCTTAGAATTACGAAACATCAAGATGGGGATCAACTATGGGATGGAAAAACTCCGATTTTTAGATCCCGTCAAGGTAGGTTCCAAACTCAAACTTAGGGCTGAATTGGTGGAATTGAAGGACCTGAGAGGGACTGCAAGAATGACCTTAAAACTTAGCTTCGAAGTAGAAGGCGCGGCAAAACCTGCTGCTATCGGCGAAGTGATCTATCTTTACCAATTCGCTTGA
- a CDS encoding NADH-quinone oxidoreductase subunit J, which translates to MVGIFDNPQLLLFFIFSGVLIAGALGVVFHPNAISSAVLLVLSFFALAGIYAVIGSVFVATMQILVYAGAIMVLVVFVLMLLSLHDEGAAKLWNHPLKKVLVLSVTVLLAIVLIHSVKEGIPNTDATPNGYSASGSYEYTLSESEEGKAGVIAEGNTAVVGSSMFLDYLLPFEIVSILLLAAVLGAVILGKKNLGKKTEEGEQ; encoded by the coding sequence ATGGTAGGAATATTTGATAATCCTCAGCTTCTGCTCTTTTTTATTTTTAGCGGAGTATTGATTGCCGGCGCTCTTGGTGTGGTTTTTCATCCGAACGCGATTAGTTCCGCAGTTTTACTCGTGCTTTCTTTTTTTGCGTTAGCCGGAATCTACGCTGTGATCGGTTCCGTTTTTGTGGCCACCATGCAGATCTTGGTCTATGCAGGGGCGATTATGGTGCTTGTGGTTTTCGTTCTAATGCTTCTATCTTTGCATGATGAAGGGGCCGCAAAACTTTGGAACCACCCGCTCAAAAAAGTTTTGGTCCTTTCGGTAACGGTATTACTTGCAATTGTGCTTATTCATTCCGTGAAGGAAGGTATCCCAAACACAGATGCTACTCCTAACGGATATTCGGCTTCTGGATCTTACGAGTATACCTTGTCCGAATCGGAAGAAGGTAAGGCAGGTGTGATCGCAGAAGGAAATACCGCTGTGGTCGGAAGTTCCATGTTCTTGGATTATCTTCTTCCTTTTGAAATAGTTTCCATTCTACTTTTGGCTGCCGTGCTTGGTGCGGTTATATTAGGAAAAAAGAATTTAGGTAAAAAAACAGAAGAAGGGGAACAATGA
- the nuoK gene encoding NADH-quinone oxidoreductase subunit NuoK: MNPGILKPTLAGIPVEYLLILACIVFSIGVAGVLFRRSAVIIFMSIELMLNSVNLVFVVFSKSLHQVQGEVVVFFVMAIAAVEAAIGLALVVAIHRKKKTSFVDEMNLMKW, from the coding sequence ATGAATCCGGGAATTCTGAAACCAACTCTCGCGGGGATCCCCGTGGAATATTTGCTGATCCTTGCCTGTATCGTTTTTTCTATCGGCGTCGCCGGGGTTCTGTTCAGAAGAAGCGCAGTCATCATCTTCATGAGTATAGAGCTCATGTTAAACTCTGTAAATTTAGTATTTGTTGTTTTTTCCAAATCACTTCATCAGGTTCAGGGAGAAGTGGTGGTGTTTTTCGTGATGGCAATCGCAGCAGTGGAAGCGGCGATCGGTTTGGCCTTAGTGGTCGCAATTCATAGAAAGAAAAAGACAAGTTTCGTAGACGAAATGAATTTAATGAAATGGTAA
- a CDS encoding NADH-quinone oxidoreductase subunit C, giving the protein MKETIQSFLKDKFSHFISKEEEILTNLPTFFLKPEGIVPVLSALKTEPGIELNYLNDLTAIDWLGKKTPRFEVCYLLRSGNKSSTRVQFRVALEEDEEVPSIIGIFKGANWPEREVYDLFGIRFAGHPRMDRLIMPDNFQGHPLRKDYPLEGFGQDYLIEDLLTIHLNEDMEA; this is encoded by the coding sequence ATGAAAGAAACAATCCAGAGTTTCCTAAAAGACAAATTTTCTCATTTTATTTCCAAGGAAGAAGAAATACTCACAAATCTTCCTACATTCTTCTTAAAGCCGGAAGGAATTGTTCCTGTTCTTTCCGCTTTAAAAACTGAGCCTGGGATTGAACTAAATTATCTGAATGATCTGACCGCGATCGATTGGTTGGGCAAAAAAACTCCTAGATTCGAAGTCTGCTACCTTCTCCGCTCCGGAAACAAATCCTCTACAAGAGTACAGTTTCGGGTCGCTCTAGAAGAAGACGAAGAAGTTCCGAGCATCATAGGTATTTTCAAAGGTGCGAACTGGCCGGAGAGAGAAGTTTACGATCTATTCGGGATCCGTTTTGCAGGCCATCCTAGAATGGATCGTCTCATTATGCCTGATAATTTCCAGGGTCATCCATTAAGAAAAGATTATCCTTTGGAAGGTTTCGGTCAGGATTATCTGATAGAGGACCTTCTTACCATCCACCTGAACGAAGATATGGAGGCTTGA
- a CDS encoding NADH-quinone oxidoreductase subunit NuoE family protein: MSYQFSSESVSRLNKLLEMFPDKRSVILPGLYLLQKEQGFVDREGMEALAEKIGSPISLAQIYGVATFYTLYNKKPVGKYHIQICGTSSCYMRGNDKLEKHLCSRLGVELGETTPDKKFTLEEVECLGACGYAPMVQINDAYYENLTFEKMDEILRGLT; the protein is encoded by the coding sequence ATGAGTTATCAATTTTCTTCCGAATCCGTTTCCAGATTAAACAAATTATTGGAGATGTTCCCGGATAAAAGAAGTGTGATCCTTCCTGGGTTGTACCTCCTACAAAAAGAACAAGGGTTTGTGGACAGAGAAGGAATGGAAGCACTTGCGGAGAAGATAGGCTCACCGATCTCTCTTGCTCAAATATACGGTGTCGCGACGTTTTATACCTTATACAATAAAAAGCCCGTGGGCAAGTATCATATCCAGATCTGTGGAACTTCTTCTTGTTATATGAGAGGAAATGATAAACTCGAAAAACATCTCTGCTCTCGTTTAGGGGTAGAATTGGGAGAAACTACTCCCGATAAAAAATTCACTTTGGAAGAAGTGGAATGTCTGGGAGCCTGCGGATACGCTCCTATGGTCCAGATCAACGATGCATATTATGAAAATCTAACGTTCGAAAAAATGGATGAGATCCTAAGGGGTTTGACCTAA